The sequence TCACCAGGCATCACCATTTCAGTTCCTTCAGCCAAAGTACACTCTCCGGTTACATCCGTTGTACGGAAGTAGAACTGGGGACGGTATTTGTTAAAGAACGGCGTGTGACGGCCACCTTCTTCCTTGCTAAGTACGTATACTTCACCACGGAATTCAGTGTGCGGGGTAATAGAACCTGGCTTACAGATAACCATACCACGACGGATCTGGGATTTTTCAATACCGCGGAGGAGCAGACCGGCGTTATCACCAGCTTCACCTTCATCCAACAGTTTTTTGAACATCTCAACACCAGTAACGGTAGAAGTCATAGCGGTTGGCATCAGACCTACGATCTCAACACCTTCACCCACTTTGATACGGCCACGCTCAATACGACCAGTAGCAACAGTACCACGACCTGTGATAGAGAAAACGTCTTCAACAGACATCAGGAACGGAAGATCAACCGGACGCGGAGGAAGTGGGATATAGCTATCTACAGCATCCATCAGCTCGTCGATTTTCTTCACCCATTTTTCTTCACCAGCCAGTGCGCCGGTTGCAGAACCCTGGATGATTGGGGTATTGTCACCGTCGAATCCATAAGAACTCAACAGGTCACGGATTTCCATTTCAACCAGCTCAAGCAATTCTGGATCGTCTACCAGGTCAACTTTATTCATGAAAACAACGATCTGAGGTACACCTACCTGGCGGGCCAGCAGGATGTGCTCTTTCGTTTGCGGCATTGGACCATCGGTAGCAGCCACCACCAGGATCGCGCCGTCCATCTGAGCAGCACCGGTAATCATGTTCTTCACATAGTCAGCGTGACCAGGACAGTCAACGTGAGCATAGTGACGGTTAGCTGTCTGATATTCAACGTGTGCAGTATTAATAGTGATACCACGCTCTTTTTCTTCGGGCGCACCATCAATTTCATCATACTTCTTTGCTGTAGCTAATCCTTTAGCTGCAAGGATAGAAGTAATAGCTGCTGTCAAGGTGGTTTTACCATGATCAACGTGGCCAATAGTACCTACGTTAACGTGGGGCTTTTCCCTCTTAAAGGTCTCTTTTGCCATTTTATTTGTTTTTAAGTTGTCTTTTAAAAATTGGAAGTCCCGAAGGCCTTCATATAATTTATGTGCCTGCAAAGATACAGAATAGCTGCTGCATCCCCTGCCCGACGCATATTATCCTTTCAATGATCTGAACCAACAGTACTAATGCTCTTTTGGTTATAGAGGATATACTACTTGTATACGGCTCTTTCGAGCCGTTAGTGAGAATCGAACTCACGACCTCTTCCCTACCAAGGAAGTGCTCTACCACTGAGCTACAACGGCGTAACAACGGTTTGTTGTGGTCGCAAACTGAAACCTGAGCGGAAGACGAGTCTCGAACTCGCAACCTATAGCTTGGAAGGCTATCGCTCTACCAATTGAGCTACTTCCGCTTTTACCTGCCGTAGCCTTGGCCCAGGCAGGTATTCCAT comes from Flavihumibacter fluvii and encodes:
- the tuf gene encoding elongation factor Tu produces the protein MAKETFKREKPHVNVGTIGHVDHGKTTLTAAITSILAAKGLATAKKYDEIDGAPEEKERGITINTAHVEYQTANRHYAHVDCPGHADYVKNMITGAAQMDGAILVVAATDGPMPQTKEHILLARQVGVPQIVVFMNKVDLVDDPELLELVEMEIRDLLSSYGFDGDNTPIIQGSATGALAGEEKWVKKIDELMDAVDSYIPLPPRPVDLPFLMSVEDVFSITGRGTVATGRIERGRIKVGEGVEIVGLMPTAMTSTVTGVEMFKKLLDEGEAGDNAGLLLRGIEKSQIRRGMVICKPGSITPHTEFRGEVYVLSKEEGGRHTPFFNKYRPQFYFRTTDVTGECTLAEGTEMVMPGDNTNLKVTLIQPIAMEKGLKFAIREGGRTVGAGQVTEILK